The following coding sequences are from one Comamonas koreensis window:
- a CDS encoding phosphatidylglycerophosphatase A, which translates to MSDSPFPPSAPGAAANASAPRRANWTFMLRNPLHWMALGFGSGLSPVAPGTVGTLWAWVAYLVLQLWLTPAAIGWVIGASLVLGWWACTTTARNLGVADPGAIVWDEILAFWLILWLVMPTGFWGQLTAFVLFRFFDAVKPQPVRWADRCFKGFGWGGGWGIIWDDLVAAFCTLLVIAIGRHLL; encoded by the coding sequence ATGAGCGACTCGCCCTTTCCACCTTCTGCGCCCGGCGCCGCAGCCAACGCATCGGCGCCACGCCGCGCCAACTGGACCTTCATGCTGCGCAACCCTTTGCACTGGATGGCGCTGGGCTTTGGCTCGGGACTGAGCCCGGTGGCACCGGGAACGGTGGGCACCTTGTGGGCCTGGGTCGCCTACCTGGTGCTGCAGCTGTGGCTGACGCCTGCGGCGATTGGCTGGGTGATTGGCGCATCGCTCGTGCTCGGCTGGTGGGCCTGCACGACCACCGCGCGCAACCTGGGCGTGGCGGATCCCGGCGCCATTGTCTGGGACGAGATCCTCGCCTTCTGGCTCATTTTGTGGCTGGTCATGCCCACGGGCTTCTGGGGCCAGCTGACGGCCTTTGTGCTGTTCCGCTTTTTCGACGCCGTCAAACCCCAGCCGGTGCGCTGGGCGGATCGCTGCTTCAAGGGCTTTGGCTGGGGCGGCGGTTGGGGCATCATCTGGGACGATCTGGTCGCCGCTTTCTGCACCTTGCTTGTCATCGCCATCGGGAGACATCTGCTATGA
- a CDS encoding glycine zipper domain-containing protein: protein MKRLAITTASIVLALSGLTACSSNPTNAQIGTGVGAVAGGVLGDAVFGSTLGTIGGAAAGAYFGNQVGDNMDGNRRRR from the coding sequence ATGAAACGACTTGCAATCACTACCGCTTCCATCGTTCTGGCCCTGAGCGGCCTGACCGCTTGCTCCAGCAATCCCACCAATGCCCAGATCGGCACCGGCGTAGGCGCTGTCGCCGGTGGTGTGTTGGGTGATGCCGTGTTCGGATCGACCTTGGGTACCATTGGCGGTGCTGCTGCCGGCGCCTATTTTGGTAACCAGGTCGGCGACAACATGGATGGCAACCGCCGCCGTCGTTAA
- a CDS encoding CinA family protein, protein MNATAALLTKDGLPLPETVAQLAQHLSQRGWMMATAESCTGGLIAGACTERPGSSQWLDCGFVTYSNRAKSAMLDVPAALIAAHGAVSEPVARAMAEGAIAQSQAQVSVAVTGVAGPDGGSASKPVGTVWFGWQVAGQLHSEVQRFDGDRHAVRQATVRHALRRLLELVQAAPAQ, encoded by the coding sequence ATGAACGCCACCGCCGCCTTGCTGACCAAAGATGGGCTGCCCCTGCCGGAAACCGTGGCCCAGCTGGCCCAGCACCTGAGCCAACGAGGCTGGATGATGGCCACGGCCGAAAGCTGCACCGGCGGCCTGATCGCAGGCGCTTGCACCGAGCGGCCCGGCTCCAGCCAGTGGCTCGATTGCGGCTTTGTCACCTACTCCAACCGGGCCAAATCCGCGATGCTGGATGTGCCCGCTGCGCTGATCGCCGCCCACGGCGCCGTCAGCGAGCCCGTCGCCCGCGCGATGGCCGAAGGTGCGATCGCGCAGTCCCAGGCACAGGTCAGCGTGGCGGTGACCGGCGTGGCCGGGCCCGATGGCGGCAGCGCGAGCAAGCCCGTTGGCACCGTTTGGTTTGGCTGGCAGGTGGCCGGGCAACTGCACAGCGAAGTGCAGCGCTTTGACGGCGACCGCCATGCAGTGCGCCAGGCCACCGTGCGGCATGCGCTGCGCCGCCTGCTGGAGCTGGTGCAGGCCGCGCCTGCGCAGTAA
- a CDS encoding site-specific recombinase — MFRKKKPDPLAQLLAALDPDAPLAERNLWIIEIAAWIRGQQNSVDAAVARVSQLLDAIEGDAALRDKVQRWWAVQLQTVDLTALLADFGFAPRTAFFNEMAERLRWKLLPSTPETIDATVLFSMVLHTPFDAQWLKAMDKPLLERIAQLLSPGFVSLEVMVVPTQIAQSDVGAGSIAGLEHYGNRLSPWQHLVLNAITYCAGQILAAGFAPELRLRMSGSAKNTQPFYSLISGVEELRRAMLHPSPKAAEVLEAEENVRRSLDECRTAVASIYEHFEDNGVSVGVVFRLRQLRMRILRVRELLDCLLSANPKVITAKLLAHLVAVGLERQSIRALISSNSSLLASKVAERSAETGEHYITRDKREYAQMARKAAGGGLVMAFTTLIKFALHAVAISAFWGGFIAGINYAISFVLIQLLHFTVATKQPAMTAPAMAAKLKESGDTEAGMASFVDEVSYLVRSQVAAVLGNVFTVFPMVLLLTWGWARATGAPFIDQHEAEQTLKSLTLLGPSVFYAAFTGVLLFSSSIIAGWTENWFVLHHMDSAIRYNPRITGFLGKARAARWAGFMRRHISGFASNISLGFMLGLIPVVAQFFGLPIDIRHVTLAAGQIAAAATSMGLEVLHFHGFWLCVAALPLLGGFNILVSFYLAFRLALRAQNVSNVERSHIYKALIKRVLTRPLSFLLPLRLNRNASPGGR, encoded by the coding sequence ATGTTCCGCAAGAAGAAACCTGATCCACTGGCGCAGTTGCTCGCAGCGCTCGACCCCGATGCACCGCTGGCCGAGCGCAACCTCTGGATCATTGAGATCGCCGCCTGGATTCGCGGCCAGCAAAACTCGGTCGACGCGGCCGTGGCCCGCGTCAGCCAACTGCTGGACGCCATTGAGGGCGATGCCGCGCTGCGGGACAAAGTGCAGCGCTGGTGGGCCGTGCAACTGCAGACGGTGGACCTCACCGCGCTGCTGGCCGATTTTGGCTTTGCGCCCCGCACCGCCTTCTTCAACGAGATGGCCGAGCGCCTGCGCTGGAAGCTGCTGCCCTCTACGCCCGAGACGATCGACGCCACCGTGCTGTTTTCGATGGTCTTGCACACGCCTTTTGATGCCCAGTGGCTCAAGGCCATGGACAAGCCCTTGCTCGAGCGCATTGCCCAGCTGCTGTCGCCCGGCTTTGTGTCACTGGAGGTGATGGTCGTCCCCACGCAGATTGCGCAAAGCGATGTGGGTGCCGGCAGCATTGCCGGGCTGGAGCACTACGGCAACCGCCTCTCGCCCTGGCAGCATCTGGTGCTCAACGCGATCACCTATTGCGCCGGCCAGATTCTGGCGGCCGGCTTTGCGCCTGAGCTGCGCCTGCGCATGAGCGGCAGCGCCAAAAACACCCAGCCTTTCTACAGCCTGATCAGCGGCGTCGAAGAGCTGCGCCGCGCGATGCTGCACCCCAGCCCCAAGGCCGCCGAAGTGCTGGAGGCCGAAGAGAATGTACGCCGCAGCCTGGACGAATGCCGCACCGCCGTGGCCTCGATCTACGAACACTTTGAAGACAATGGCGTCTCGGTCGGGGTCGTCTTCCGGCTGCGCCAGCTGCGCATGCGCATCTTGCGCGTGCGCGAGCTGCTCGACTGCCTGCTGTCGGCCAACCCCAAGGTCATCACCGCCAAGCTGCTGGCCCACCTGGTGGCCGTGGGCCTGGAGCGCCAGAGCATCCGCGCGCTGATCTCGTCCAACTCGTCGCTGCTGGCCTCCAAGGTGGCCGAGCGCAGCGCCGAGACCGGTGAGCACTACATCACGCGCGACAAGCGCGAGTACGCGCAGATGGCGCGCAAGGCGGCCGGTGGCGGCCTGGTGATGGCCTTCACCACCTTGATCAAGTTCGCACTGCATGCGGTGGCCATCTCCGCGTTCTGGGGCGGCTTCATTGCCGGCATCAACTACGCGATCAGCTTTGTGCTGATCCAGCTGCTGCATTTCACCGTCGCCACCAAGCAACCAGCGATGACGGCCCCGGCGATGGCCGCCAAGCTCAAGGAATCGGGCGATACCGAGGCGGGCATGGCCTCCTTTGTCGACGAGGTCAGCTACCTGGTGCGCTCCCAGGTGGCCGCCGTGCTGGGCAATGTGTTCACCGTCTTCCCGATGGTGCTGCTGCTCACCTGGGGCTGGGCGCGAGCCACTGGCGCGCCCTTTATCGACCAGCACGAGGCCGAGCAGACGCTGAAGTCATTGACCCTGCTGGGCCCCTCGGTGTTCTATGCCGCGTTCACCGGGGTGCTGTTGTTCTCCTCGAGCATCATCGCCGGCTGGACCGAAAACTGGTTTGTGCTGCACCATATGGATTCGGCCATCCGCTACAACCCGCGCATCACCGGCTTTTTGGGCAAGGCGCGGGCTGCGCGCTGGGCGGGCTTCATGCGCCGCCATATCTCCGGCTTTGCCTCGAATATTTCGCTGGGTTTCATGCTGGGCTTGATCCCCGTAGTGGCACAGTTCTTTGGCCTGCCCATCGATATCCGCCACGTGACCCTCGCTGCCGGCCAGATCGCCGCAGCTGCCACCAGCATGGGCTTGGAGGTGCTGCATTTCCACGGCTTCTGGCTCTGCGTGGCGGCCCTGCCCTTGCTGGGCGGCTTCAACATTCTGGTGAGCTTCTACCTGGCGTTCCGCCTGGCCCTGCGCGCGCAAAACGTCAGCAATGTCGAGCGCTCGCACATCTACAAGGCGCTCATCAAGCGGGTGCTGACGCGGCCACTGAGCTTTTTGCTACCGCTGCGCCTGAACCGCAACGCTAGCCCGGGAGGCCGCTGA
- the thiL gene encoding thiamine-phosphate kinase — MAQGEFELIAQYFHRPVQRAVLGVGDDCALLAPKPGMQLAISSDMLVQGRHFFADVDPRTLGHKALAVNLSDLAATGAQPLAFTLALALPSVDAPWLQGFSEGMFALADAHGCELVGGDTTQGPLNICITVLGEVPAGQALLRSGAQPGDDIYVSGQLGDARLALEALLGQVQLPAATLAAARQRLESPSPRVALGMALRGIASSALDLSDGLAGDLGHILQASGVGAELQADQVLACMAATAGAPGAALNLPIDLQLQCCLAGGDDYELCFTAAADRRDAVQQASLAAQTPVQRIGRITATLGLRVRDAQGQPIAQRWASFDHFKA; from the coding sequence ATGGCACAGGGTGAGTTCGAACTGATTGCGCAGTACTTCCATCGGCCGGTGCAGCGGGCCGTGCTTGGCGTCGGTGACGACTGCGCCCTGCTCGCACCCAAGCCCGGCATGCAGCTGGCCATCTCCAGCGATATGCTGGTGCAAGGCCGCCACTTCTTTGCCGATGTGGACCCGCGCACGCTGGGCCACAAGGCGCTGGCCGTCAACCTCAGCGACCTGGCCGCCACGGGCGCCCAGCCGCTGGCCTTTACCCTGGCGCTGGCCCTGCCATCGGTCGATGCGCCCTGGCTGCAAGGCTTCTCGGAGGGCATGTTCGCCTTGGCCGATGCGCATGGCTGCGAGCTGGTGGGCGGTGACACCACCCAGGGCCCACTCAATATCTGCATCACCGTGTTGGGCGAGGTGCCGGCCGGCCAGGCGCTGCTGCGCAGCGGCGCCCAGCCCGGCGATGACATCTATGTCAGCGGCCAGCTGGGCGATGCCCGCTTGGCGCTCGAGGCCTTGCTTGGCCAGGTGCAGCTTCCCGCCGCTACGCTGGCCGCTGCCCGCCAGCGGCTCGAAAGCCCCAGCCCGCGTGTCGCCCTGGGCATGGCGCTGCGCGGCATTGCCAGCAGTGCGCTCGATCTGAGCGATGGCCTGGCCGGCGACCTGGGCCATATCCTGCAAGCCAGTGGCGTGGGTGCCGAGCTGCAGGCGGACCAGGTACTGGCGTGCATGGCAGCGACCGCAGGTGCCCCGGGCGCTGCGCTCAACCTGCCCATCGATCTGCAACTGCAATGCTGCCTGGCGGGCGGCGACGACTACGAGCTGTGCTTTACCGCCGCCGCAGACCGGCGCGATGCCGTGCAGCAGGCCAGCCTGGCCGCGCAGACGCCGGTGCAGCGCATTGGCCGCATCACCGCTACACTGGGCCTGCGCGTGCGCGATGCGCAGGGCCAGCCCATCGCGCAGCGCTGGGCCTCGTTTGACCACTTCAAGGCCTGA